Part of the Alphaproteobacteria bacterium SS10 genome is shown below.
GATACCTTCTACGGCTACGGCTTGGTGGTTGAGCAGTCGGCAGATCATGGCTTGGTTTACTGGCATGACGGCGGCAATGACCTTTTCTCGGCCGAATGGCGCCACCTGTCAGACCATGATACGACCCTGTTCACCGCGGGCCTTTCCGATGACGCCTTCATTGCGATGGAGCACCTGCTCGACCAGCTGCCGTAATCCCACGGCCCCAATGAAGTAACCGTCATGACCAACGCCCTGCCGCTGCCCTGTACCTCCGCCGCGAGCGAGAATGGTGAGCTGCATGTGGATTGCCCGGATCAGCGCGGCACCCTGCTGGCCACTGTGTTGGGGTCCAGCCTCGCCTTTATTGTTGGGTCGATCATCAATGTGGCCCTGCCGCAGATGCAGGCGGATTTTGCTGTCGGCCCAACCGGGGTGCAGTGGATTGTGAATGCCTACCTGTTGCCCCTTGGCGCTTTGGTGCTGATCGGTGGGGCCATGGGTGATCGTTATGGGCGCAAACGGATCTTCATGGCGGGGCTTGGCATCTTTGCCGCCGCTTGTGTGATCTGTGCGGTGGCGTGGAGCTTCCCAGTCCTGATGCTCGGTCGCGCGTTGGAGGGGCTGGGGGCGGCGATGTTGGCGCCAACCTCCCTCGCGATTATCGCTGACGGTTTTTCCGGTAAAGAGCGGGGTGTAGCCATTGGCACCTGGGCTGCCGCTGGCGCTATTGCCGGTGCGCTGGCCCCGGTTATGGGCGGGGTGATTGTTGATTTCGCCGGGTGGCGTTGGGCCTTTGTCGCGGTTACGCCGGTAGCGCTTTACGCGATGATTGTCGCCCGCCGGTCGGTGCGGGAGAGCACCGCCGATCCCGATAGCCTGGTGCCCCTGGATTGGGCCGGTGCCGGTCTTTCTGGGGCGGCGTTGTTCGCGCTGATCTGGGCACTGGTGGCTTTCCCTGATCAGGGCGCGACGGGGATTGTGCTGGGTGCTTTGACGGTGGGGATTGTGCTTTCGATTGCCTTCTTACTGGTTGAGCGGCGCAAGGGGGAGGCGGCCATGACCCCGCTCACCCTCTTCAACAACTCAACCTTCGCAGGTCTCTCGTTGCTGACCCTGTTTTTGTACATGGCACTCGGCGGGTTGCTGGTTCTGTTGCCCTACGTCCTGATTGATGAGCTGGGGTTTAGTGCCACCGCCGCTGGGGCCGCGATCTTGCCCTTCCCGTTGGTGATGGGCCTGTTATCCCGCAGTGTTGGCGGTACACTGACTGAGAAGTTTGGCACCCGAACACTGTTGGTGGTCGGCTCCGGGCTGGTTGGCCTGGGCTTCCTACTTTTCTCCCTCATGCCGGATGAGGGGGTCATCTACTGGCTGCATGTCCTGCCAGGGCTGTTGGTGCTAGCGCTCGGCATGGCGGCCTCAGTGGCGCCGCTCACCACCGCGGTTTTGAACAGTGCTGGCGATCGGTTTGCGGGCGTTGCCTCTGGCATCAACAACGCGATCTCACGCATCGCCGGCCTCGTCGCCACGGCATTGCTGGGTCTGGTGCTGATCAACTCAGCGGACAATCTGTTGATTGGGTTCGCCACTTCGGCCTGGGTCGGTGCTGGGCTTTCCCTATTAAGCGCACTCGCCGCTTTGGCCTTTGTCAAAGGTGGCACTGGTGGGGTTCACGGCTAGGCTAGACGGCTTGCTTCAGTTGCAGTTAGCGCCGTGGTCAGAAGTCATATGAGCGTAGTGTCTGAGGTGGAACATATACAGGCTGCTCATGCTTCCCGACTCAGCAAAGTAAGGCGTCATTCTAAGGATGACCTCACGGCACATTGGGAAAATACTGGTGATATCTAGGCGCCAACGTTGCGATAGGTCAGGTAGTTTTCGGCCAGCAAAGTAAATGCGGGATGGTCCAGCGCTATAGCGCGTGTGGATCTTGTTCGACACCACCTCAAGTAGAAGGCCATCAGATAGTTGACGTGGATCTAAGCTGTCTTTTTCTCTGCCCAGGAAGAACTGATCATTTGGTGTGCGGAACACCCTTACCTCTTTGGGTGCAGCTAGCAGAAATGCTGGCTGTCGAAGTCTCTTTTCCTGCAGGCGAATTCTTGGGTCGCCGCGTTCCTCCGGGCTGACGCTCTGCAAGTCCTTCAACCAATCCGGGTGTGCGGACTTGCTCCTCTTCCCGAACATCAATTCGTAGTTCAGGCTGCTGGCATNTGCCGAGATTGGCGCCGATACCAACATAAGGATTATCAGGAGAAGCTTCATCGCCTCTTACTTTATGCTTTGAGACATCGCCTGACGACGAGTTGCGTTAAACCTTTACGCTAAACACGCCATACTATCTTAACGCCTCACAACTCCTTTAGCTACCATGGTTGTGTCCGTTGCTGGGTCGGTTTCTGGCTTATTGAAAGCTAACTCCCGCACCAGTTTGTTAAGGATCGCGTCGTGGAATTCTTCGGGTTCTTCGACGGTCATGACGAAGGCGCCGGGGCCGCCGATGATGTCGCGTTTGTAATGCAGCTCTAGTGGTTCCCCGCGCGGGCCACTCATCCCACCGCCGCGATAGTTAAGCGCGAGGCCGTTGATGGTGATGCCCTGTGCGATGACGGCTTGGCGTACCGCCTCCAACGGTCTGCCGCCCCGTTGACCACTATCGCCTGAGACATCGATCACCTTGTTGAACCCGTCATAGGCATTGCCCTCAATCATCTGGGCACCCTTGAAGATGGCGTTGGAGATTGAGTTCCAGCCATAGGCCTTGCGCGGTGTTTGCCGCAGCACGGCGGCGAAGCGTTCGGCGTCCTCCGCGGTCTCGATCAAATGCCAATCGGCGATGATCTCCTGACTATCCGCACCGCCCCATTCGATATAGGCGACGGCCAGCCGGCCAAAGCTACTGGATTGAATGACGCTTAACACCTGCGGGTCCGTAATCGCGGCTGCGTACCCCTCTCGCTGCACCGCCAGTTCAGCATCTGAGATTGAGCCTGAACCGTCGGCGGCGATTACAAGTTCGGTGGACACTGGCAGGGGTGAAGACCCCGACTGTGCATCGCTGTACACCGGGACCAAACCAATAAGCACTAGCGTCAAAAGCGCTAAACTGAGGGTGGTCCAAGATGCTCTACCGAGTGATTGGTGGGTCCATACGCGCATGCCGGTCAGCTTACCCGAGTGGGTGCACAAATTCTTGTGTTATCGCCGGTTCTCGCCGGGCCCTTTGCGCGGTCGGTAATTGGGGATTTTTGCGCCCAACTCTGCTAAGGTGTTGAGAGTGAATAAATCAACGAAATCAGAGTCGTTATGAACTGCCCAAGCCTTCGTAGATCTTTAGTTGTGGCCCTGGTCATTGGTCTGATCAGTGCTGCGCCCGGTGCTTATGCTGCCGCTGGCGACCCGGACTCACCGAATGGGCAGATTATTTACAATGGGCAGAACCCACAGATCGCTGCATTTACCGCGAGTGTGAATGACACGATCCAACGTTGCCGTTCCGGTCGTGGCTCACCAACATTGCTCAATCGTTTGCGTAATCAGCTGAACTCAATCGCCTTTTCTCGCGCGCAGCTGAGTGAGCAAGACATCAAATACCTTGCTGAGATTTATGCCGGGTCGTTCGAGATGGAACTGTTCTGCTAACCGGTCCGAATTCGACGATTAGCCGCGTGGACGACAGTAGTAACGGGTAAGCCAGACCTGCTGGATCGCCTCACGCATCGATTCACCCTCATCATTTTGCCACCTAACGCGCCGCCCATAGGCAACGACCTGTCGCTCTAGATTGGTGGCAAGCTGGGTGTTGATCACCCGGGCATTAATGCATTGGGACTGAAGCTGGTTAACCCGTTGAATGATGCCGGGAACCGTTCGGTCTGGACCCTCATATTGAACCGGATAGAAAACCGATTGTTCGTAGCCGCTTTGAGCCATGGTTGAGCTTGGTGCCACGATTGTCCCCAGCCCAATCATTGAGATGCCTAACGCGGCGAAAAGAACCGAACGAACAGTCATTGGATCAACAAGCCCCCAACCCATAAATAACTGGAATACCTAATAAGAAGGGTACCTTGATGCGTTTGATATTCAAGTCAAATCGGCGTTTTCAACCGGTAGTGAACACCCTATCTGCTAGCCCCAGCGATAGTTGAAACTAACGCTGATGCGTTCTTCATCTGTGTCGTTCAACAAGACTTCATGGCGAAGCCAGCTCTCCCAGAGCAGCACATCGCCGGATTCGGGCTGCACATAGACGAATTGGCGCTGATCTTGGCGTGCCTCCGCCAGACGCCCTGGCGCTGCCATCATCATGGCCAGGCGGGGATCCTCAAACCGGATGGCGCTGGCGCCCGGGGGCATGGTGACATAGGTGGTGCCGCTGATGATGCTGTGCGGGTGGATATGACCTGAATGGGTACCGCCTGGGCCCAGGATATTGATCCACAGACTGTCCAGCGTGACTTCCTTCCCGCCCAGATCGAACTCAAGCTCCTCAATGAACGCAACCACATGGGCGTCCAGCATCCGCTTAAGGTCGGCAAAGACAGGAAACCGCCACGGTAGGTCGTTCAGCGAGCCATAGCTGGTATAGCCGGGATACCCCTTTTCTTCACACCAGGCCTGGCCCGCCTCATCATCCTCGGCAATGGAAAGGCAAGAGGCTTCAAGTTCACCCGGGTTCGTTGCGTGCTCAAGCGGCGGGTCCAGCGTCTCGGCAAGGCTGCCTAGCTGGGCGCGATAGAGGCGGGTGACGAAGAGGGAGGCAATCTGGCTATCGGTCATGGCGTGTTATCCGCTGGTCCGGCCCTAAGGATGGCATGCAATGCTGATGGTGTTAGCCCAAACATGTCCTTGAATGCAGCACTCAAATGGCCCGAGCTCGCGAAACCCGCCTCATGCGCGGCCATGGTTAGGTCCCGCCCCTGGCGTAGCAGCGTGACCACCCGCGCCATGCGCCGCCACAACCGGTAGCGACGAAAGGGTAGGCCTGTCGCCTGCCGGAACAGGGCTTGAAACCGGGATGGGGATAGCGGCACTAAGGCTGCGGCCCCGGCGATGGTGTCAAAGGCCTCGGGCTCTTCATCAATCTGGCGAATGATTGGAACCAACCGGGGGTCGGGTGCCCCACGCGTTGGTACACCCAGCGCCATAGCAAGCGCGTCGGCGTCTTTAAGCGCGGCCGCCCCTGCCGCCATTAAGCGGTCATAGGCAGGGCTTAAATCCACATGTTGAAGCGCGTGATGATCGTCGCTTAGGGCATCCAGATAGAGGAAGGCCATGGGCCCCATCGCCACAAGGTGGTGCAGCTGCCCGGGCGGTATCAGGGCAATGGTCTTGCTGGTTGCGCTGCCGGGTTTGTCCGCACCGTCGAACAGGGTCAGCTGATATGGTCGGTCGAGGTCAATCGCAATGGTAGCCACCGCATTTCGGTGGGGGTCGAGTGCAAGGCCTGGTCCGGTATAGGCGGCACGGGTTTGAGTGACCGAGACGTGACCGGTTTCAAACGCTGTCCTGCCGCCATCCATGTTCTATCCCATCGGGTCGATCTCGCATGTCCTTACCCAGCATTGATAACTCGCGATGGCCAGTGGCGCCAAGCCGATCAGATCGGCAATCGCAATGGTCCTTAACGCCCCGTCGGGCAATCCTGCCCGGGCATAGACCAGCAAGAAGCCAATCATGCTGATCGCTGTCACCACGCTGGCCACTGGCCTGGCGCGGTGGTCAAAAGCTGCCCAGACAGCAACCACCACAATGCCCAGAAACAGGGCGCCGCGATGGATGATTAGCACCCCCGCCGTGCCGTTGGGATCGAGCTGGTAAAGGCTCTGGGTTAGTCCGGGCATGGCCAGAACGGCGGCGGGTGCCAAATGAAGAAGGGCAAGCAAGGCCCAGCAGATGGTGGTGATAAGTGCCATTGGGTGCTCCAGTTTTACCCAAGGCTATTGCCGATATCGCCCTTAGGCTTTCAAAAACCGACTACGCAGATGGCTGCTGGTCATTTTAAGAAGTGTTGCTGTTTTGGCACGCTGTTTGCATATGCCCGTATGTGTGAGGCAGCCCATTCATCACTCGTAACCAGAAGGGGGATCGAGATGACGGCTGACATACAGCAGGACCTAGCAGATCGGTGGCGCAACCTGATGACCCAGTGGGGTCTGCCACCCTGCGTTACGACATTTAACCAACTGATCCAGGCCTATGATCAGGGCCATCGCTACTATCACAACCTGACCCATCTGGCGGCGAGTTTACGCCAGCTTGATCTGGTGGCGGACCGGATCGAGTGGGCAGACCGTGTGGCTATGGCAATCTGGTTCCATGATGCGATCTACAATGTTCATGCCGACGACAACGAGCAGCGGAGTGCCGATTGGCTCGGCATTTTCCTTGATCAACATCAGGTGGATCAAAGCCGAATCCGGTCAGTTCAAGATATGATCCTGGCCACCAAAGATCACAATCCGGGCCCGGGGGCGTATCAGCGCTCTATTCGGGTGATGCTAGATATCGACCTCGCCATTCTTGGCAGTAAGCCGAGAGATTTTGTGACTTATGAGGAAGGTATTCGCCGGGAATACAGCTTCGTGCCCAATCACACCTACCGGGCCAAACGATCCGAGATTTTGAGGTCATTCTTGGCGCGCCCGCAGATCTACAAGTTCCCCTATTTCCTAAAACGGTATGAGGAACAGGCGCGGGTCAATCTGATGAGGGCGGTCAGTGCCTATTAGCTGAAATCAAAGCGCTTCACCGCGCACGATCCGTGGCAAGCTCCCTACGCTGCCCATCGCGTGACGCATGAAGAAACGTTTTGCTGGTGGAAGAC
Proteins encoded:
- a CDS encoding MFS transporter — translated: MTNALPLPCTSAASENGELHVDCPDQRGTLLATVLGSSLAFIVGSIINVALPQMQADFAVGPTGVQWIVNAYLLPLGALVLIGGAMGDRYGRKRIFMAGLGIFAAACVICAVAWSFPVLMLGRALEGLGAAMLAPTSLAIIADGFSGKERGVAIGTWAAAGAIAGALAPVMGGVIVDFAGWRWAFVAVTPVALYAMIVARRSVRESTADPDSLVPLDWAGAGLSGAALFALIWALVAFPDQGATGIVLGALTVGIVLSIAFLLVERRKGEAAMTPLTLFNNSTFAGLSLLTLFLYMALGGLLVLLPYVLIDELGFSATAAGAAILPFPLVMGLLSRSVGGTLTEKFGTRTLLVVGSGLVGLGFLLFSLMPDEGVIYWLHVLPGLLVLALGMAASVAPLTTAVLNSAGDRFAGVASGINNAISRIAGLVATALLGLVLINSADNLLIGFATSAWVGAGLSLLSALAALAFVKGGTGGVHG
- a CDS encoding helix-turn-helix transcriptional regulator — encoded protein: MDGGRTAFETGHVSVTQTRAAYTGPGLALDPHRNAVATIAIDLDRPYQLTLFDGADKPGSATSKTIALIPPGQLHHLVAMGPMAFLYLDALSDDHHALQHVDLSPAYDRLMAAGAAALKDADALAMALGVPTRGAPDPRLVPIIRQIDEEPEAFDTIAGAAALVPLSPSRFQALFRQATGLPFRRYRLWRRMARVVTLLRQGRDLTMAAHEAGFASSGHLSAAFKDMFGLTPSALHAILRAGPADNTP
- a CDS encoding DUF1194 domain-containing protein is translated as MSTELVIAADGSGSISDAELAVQREGYAAAITDPQVLSVIQSSSFGRLAVAYIEWGGADSQEIIADWHLIETAEDAERFAAVLRQTPRKAYGWNSISNAIFKGAQMIEGNAYDGFNKVIDVSGDSGQRGGRPLEAVRQAVIAQGITINGLALNYRGGGMSGPRGEPLELHYKRDIIGGPGAFVMTVEEPEEFHDAILNKLVRELAFNKPETDPATDTTMVAKGVVRR